From one Lolium rigidum isolate FL_2022 chromosome 4, APGP_CSIRO_Lrig_0.1, whole genome shotgun sequence genomic stretch:
- the LOC124646941 gene encoding uncharacterized protein LOC124646941: protein MATRWSAAAVLSALLVVLAAATSASAQPVPGGMTVYVPGVGKRNTESTCKDDGKTKKGKNKPKPKPCTARCTDRCPTKCLVLCPGCVTFCLCDFYPGVACGDPRFTGGDGNNFYFHGKKDQEFCIVSDADLHINAHFIGNHNPASGRDFTWIQAIGVLFAGHHRFSLAAVHSAKWNPEVDHLDIAFDDEPVALRRAVGARWSPAAAPALSVTRTSPANDVVVELRGVFRLVASAVPITAQESSVHNYGVTADDCLAHLDLGFKFQALSDDVHGVLGQTYRSDYVSKLNVAAKMPVMGGAEDYVSSGLFATDCAVARFGRSGIAMVTDAKY from the exons ATGGCGACGCGTTGGTCAGCGGCGGCCGTCTTGTCGGCCCTGCTGGTggtgctggcggcggcgacgtcggcgTCGGCGCAGCCGGTGCCGGGCGGGATGACCGTGTACGTGCCCGGCGTCGGGAAGCGCAACACCGAGTCGACGTGCAAGGACGACGGCAAGACgaagaagggcaagaacaagCCCAAGCCCAAGCCCTGCACGGCCAGGTGCACCGACCGCTGCCCCACCAAGTGCCTCGTCCTCTGCCCCGGCTGCGTCACCTTCTGCC TGTGCGACTTCTACCCGGGCGTGGCGTGCGGCGACCCGCGCTTCACCGGCGGCGACGGCAACAACTTCTACTTCCACGGCAAGAAGGACCAGGAGTTCTGCATCGTCTCCGACGCCGACCTCCACATCAACGCCCActtcatcggcaaccacaacccggCCTCCGGCCGCGACTTCACCTGGATCCAGGCCATCGGCGTGCTCTTCGCCGGCCACCACCGCTTCAGCCTCGCCGCCGTGCACTCCGCCAagtggaaccccgaagtcgaccaCCTCGACATCGCCTTCGACGACGAGCCCGTCGCCCTGCGGCGCGCCGTCGGCGCGCGCTGGTCCCCGGCCGCCGCGCCCGCGCTCTCCGTCACGCGCACCTCCCCCGCCAACGACGTCGTCGTCGAGCTCAGGGGCGTCTTCCGCCTCGTCGCCAGCGCCGTGCCCATCACCGCCCAGGAGTCCAGCGTCCACAACTACGGCGTCACCGCCGACGACTGCCTCGCGCACCTCGACCTCGGATTCAAGTTCCAGGCGCTCTCCGACGATGTCCACGGCGTGCTCGGGCAGACATACCGCTCCGACTACGTCAGCAAGCTCAACGTCGCCGCCAAGATGCCCGTCATGGGCGGCGCGGAAGACTACGTCTCCTCGGGCCTCTTCGCCACCGACTGCGCCGTCGCCAGGTTTGGACGCAGCGGCATTGCCATGGTCACCGATGCCAAGTACTGA